AGCCCAGGTCACTGAGGGGTTTTTCAGGCGTGCCTGGGCGACCTTCGACTCGACTCAGCAGGTACGAAAAGTCAATCAGCAGCTGTCCGTATCCCTTTCGTTGGAAAATGGGGAGAGTCAAAATGCAGGACACGTTGTTGGTGCCTGTGGTTTTGTAgggttgttgtttttccTTGGAGAAATAGCCGACGAAATGGCATCCGAACGCGTCATTTTCGGTCAGAACGTAGAACATGAAGGGCTCCACGTCGTAGTAAAGCGTTTTCGAGTTGAGAAACATTTTGGCCAACAGACACAGGTTCTGACAGTATAGCTGGGCACGCGCACCATCAACTTCCCAGATGGAAATGTTGCCGTGGCGATATATTTCTGTTCCGGGAGGGTGACGGGCTGCACACTTTAGTTTGTGGCGTTTGCGCACGTGTCCGGAAGACATGTACTTGAGACAGAACTCGCACAGCGGTAGCACCTTGTTTCGGGCGTATTCTTCTGGGTATGGCGCTGTATGCCAAGTGTTGATTTCGTAGTCGCCAAAGTGGATGCATGTAATGTTGGCGTTCTTGGTGGTTCCCAGCGACGCATCTCCTCGGGAAGACCGTTTGGACTCGGCCAGGCTGAGAGTCTTTGAGAAGAGTGCAATGTCGTCGGCGTTGGGGTTGGTTTCTGCTGTCGATGCGTCCTCGCCCACCAGAGCTCCTCTGTAGGGAGGCTCCGTTTCAATCGGTGTGCTAGGCGACGAGGAGTAGTCCGAGTTGATGGGCGATGGCGATCGTCGTGGCGATGGACCGGGAGACGTGGACGAATCGGGCGACTCGATTAACCGGGGGACGTTGCTTGTGGCGCGTCGTTCACGTTCACGGCCTCTGTCTCGGATCTGCGCGCTTCTAGACCGGGTTTCGCGCGTGTTTCGCGGCCGTCGCACCCTCACTCTCAGACCATAGTCGTCACTGTCGTCGCCACTGTCGGTGCTGTAGCTGTCgctggagttggagttgcGTCTGGGCACTGGGATGCGCAGCTTGACCGGGCTGCGTCTCGGAGACGCCGATGccgctggaggagtgcaTTTTCGGGGGCTGCTTTTGGGGCGGTTGCGTCTTCGGGGCTCGATGATGGGCTGAGGAACACCCGTGACAGTTTTGCGCGGCCGCCCGACCTGCCGCTTGATAGGCCGGTTGTACTTGATAGTCAAGTTGAACGACGTTGGCGTCGCTTCCCACGTCACAGACATGTTATGATGATCTAGCAGTGAAATGTCGTGAGAAGTTGTTTTGGACTTGCATTGTGGAGGTGGCGCCTAAAGTTTAATTTCCACGTTTCGCTACTCAAATCTGAGCCGCACGGAGGGAGTGTCAAACGGCGGAACTTTGCAACACTCAAACAACTCATCGTGGGAACAATAAACGCCGGGTAAGAAGTGACAGAATCGCAATGGTTCACACGTGTAATAAGTCCCCAAAGTATCAATCCTTCAGATGTGTTATATCCTTCCGACATGAACATTCTGGTAAAACACGCTAAATGGACCCTCCATATGGATCAATAGAAATCAAACTCCAACAAAAAGCCCAAACTTTCAAGAGACGGtcaaatacaagtacttgtacttgtacacacaTCAACCAATACTATACATTAA
The Yarrowia lipolytica chromosome 1A, complete sequence genome window above contains:
- a CDS encoding uncharacterized protein (Compare to YALI0A03861g, weakly similar to uniprot|P34218 Saccharomyces cerevisiae YBL052c SAS3 silencing protein); this translates as MSVTWEATPTSFNLTIKYNRPIKRQVGRPRKTVTGVPQPIIEPRRRNRPKSSPRKCTPPAASASPRRSPVKLRIPVPRRNSNSSDSYSTDSGDDSDDYGLRVRVRRPRNTRETRSRSAQIRDRGRERERRATSNVPRLIESPDSSTSPGPSPRRSPSPINSDYSSSPSTPIETEPPYRGALVGEDASTAETNPNADDIALFSKTLSLAESKRSSRGDASLGTTKNANITCIHFGDYEINTWHTAPYPEEYARNKVLPLCEFCLKYMSSGHVRKRHKLKCAARHPPGTEIYRHGNISIWEVDGARAQLYCQNLCLLAKMFLNSKTLYYDVEPFMFYVLTENDAFGCHFVGYFSKEKQQPYKTTGTNNVSCILTLPIFQRKGYGQLLIDFSYLLSRVEGRPGTPEKPLSDLGLLSYRKYWRLMICRFFFNAREKAADKKTIPNFSVMDITKSTGMTPDDVISALESLEFLVRNPETGKYAIRLNWEAIDMVVNKYKANNYVQLEPSKLIWAPVPEWPFTKVPTREDLEPGMRIVEVDDKDGDGVKEEEQKLEGDKKDDDSESDAGADDVDSEVESTTDYSKFETAYPIPRMVTTVEKAAPQRTTKSRSRRRDRRYQGGVRRPRGRPRKYPLVTKA